The proteins below are encoded in one region of Pelotomaculum isophthalicicum JI:
- a CDS encoding DUF2225 domain-containing protein — MDALESILKKIPFFKDINYPLQDLVKKMRLERFEENTDIFSEGEQGSSLYLIISGKVLIYAKSTTGQEMAIQTLEPSDFFGEMSLLDGGYRSACARTLEKSIIFSLERKDFLEFLDDNPRAAVKIIETLSKRLRQSNIRNKILIETNRKLTNQGTDQNQITAANIPVQFNDERQEQLTKETKEFSVKKDTYAPEEKEENGFADILEQHLNDVEHADEEDDKADAKKEIEQKEMLYYKKAVCPICNAKFETPKALSKYVQSVKMDYDFCQHHKYINPIYYEMSVCPICGFTYNEEIQGMRLKKEQSEEIKSRLMTFWQNNKLKDYSGVRSLEDAIETFLLAIYCLQGRAVKKSQMGMMYLKIAWFYRFKDEGEQERKYIERALASLSLAFEKEDFSAKAEINTAYLLGVLNLNTGNIRESAKWLDRVLRHPAKSMFPMIINQTRDLWTDVRQKLREEKERKE; from the coding sequence ATGGATGCTCTTGAAAGCATTTTAAAGAAGATACCTTTTTTTAAAGACATAAACTATCCTTTACAAGACTTGGTTAAAAAAATGCGCCTAGAGCGTTTCGAAGAAAATACAGATATATTTTCTGAAGGAGAGCAAGGTTCAAGCTTATACCTAATCATATCAGGAAAAGTTTTAATATATGCAAAATCGACCACTGGACAGGAAATGGCTATCCAAACACTTGAACCGTCAGATTTTTTTGGGGAAATGAGTCTGTTAGACGGCGGATATCGCTCAGCCTGCGCCAGGACATTAGAAAAATCAATTATTTTTAGTCTGGAACGAAAAGACTTTCTAGAATTTCTAGATGATAACCCGAGAGCAGCTGTAAAAATAATTGAAACTTTAAGCAAAAGACTTCGACAATCAAATATCCGAAATAAAATATTAATTGAAACCAACCGCAAGTTAACTAACCAGGGTACCGACCAAAACCAGATTACCGCCGCCAATATACCCGTACAGTTCAATGACGAGCGACAAGAGCAGTTAACCAAGGAAACAAAAGAATTCAGCGTTAAAAAAGATACGTATGCCCCGGAAGAAAAAGAGGAAAACGGTTTCGCGGATATATTGGAACAGCATTTAAACGATGTCGAACATGCTGATGAGGAAGATGATAAGGCAGACGCCAAAAAAGAGATTGAGCAAAAAGAAATGTTGTATTATAAAAAAGCCGTTTGTCCAATTTGCAACGCTAAATTCGAAACACCGAAAGCTTTGTCAAAATACGTTCAATCCGTGAAGATGGATTATGATTTCTGTCAACACCACAAGTATATTAATCCGATTTATTATGAAATGAGTGTTTGTCCTATTTGTGGCTTTACCTATAACGAAGAGATCCAAGGAATGCGCTTAAAAAAAGAACAGTCGGAAGAAATAAAATCGCGCCTGATGACATTCTGGCAGAATAATAAATTAAAAGACTATAGTGGGGTCCGTAGTTTGGAAGACGCTATAGAAACTTTCCTGTTGGCTATTTACTGCCTCCAGGGCAGGGCCGTCAAAAAATCCCAGATGGGCATGATGTATTTAAAAATTGCCTGGTTCTACAGGTTTAAAGATGAAGGCGAACAAGAACGGAAATATATTGAAAGAGCCTTGGCAAGCCTTTCGCTGGCTTTTGAAAAAGAAGATTTTTCCGCAAAGGCGGAGATAAATACAGCTTACTTGCTGGGTGTATTAAACCTGAATACGGGTAATATCAGAGAATCGGCAAAATGGCTGGACCGTGTCTTGAGACACCCGGCAAAATCAATGTTTCCAATGATTATTAACCAAACCAGAGACCTTTGGACTGACGTTAGACAAAAATTACGCGAGGAAAAAGAGCGGAAAGAATGA
- a CDS encoding ABC transporter ATP-binding protein has protein sequence MEYAVTTHDLTRMFGSFTAVDRININIRPGEIYGFLGPNGSGKTTTMRMLCGLLEPTSGSGSVLGYDLAHESEKIKQNIGYMSQKFSLYDDLTVYENLVFYAGMYSIPYHERKKRIAEMVEMALLVGKESELPANLSGGLKQRLALGCAIMSRPSILFLDEPTSGVSPTSRRMFFKIIQKLANEGTTVMVTTHFMDEAERCHNIAFISGGSLIANDTPDNLKNKVIEGCMVEVDLPDAMDRMKDLESLPFVKECSIHGPLLHVLLDSEKNVAAFDRYTGVKARVITPSLEDVFITLAKLKRKQES, from the coding sequence ATGGAATACGCGGTAACCACCCATGATCTTACCAGAATGTTTGGTTCTTTTACCGCTGTCGACAGAATCAACATTAACATCAGGCCGGGAGAAATATACGGCTTTTTAGGGCCTAACGGTTCCGGAAAGACGACCACGATGAGAATGCTGTGCGGGCTGTTGGAGCCCACTTCTGGCTCCGGTTCCGTGCTTGGTTATGACCTCGCCCATGAATCGGAAAAAATCAAGCAAAATATTGGCTATATGTCTCAGAAATTCAGCCTGTATGACGACTTGACCGTTTATGAAAACCTGGTGTTCTACGCGGGGATGTACAGTATCCCATATCACGAGCGTAAAAAAAGGATTGCTGAAATGGTTGAGATGGCCTTGCTGGTTGGCAAGGAAAGTGAGTTGCCGGCAAATCTGAGCGGCGGGTTGAAGCAACGGCTAGCCCTTGGGTGCGCTATTATGTCCCGCCCTTCTATATTGTTCCTGGACGAACCTACCAGCGGGGTCAGCCCGACCAGCAGGCGAATGTTTTTTAAAATTATTCAAAAGCTGGCGAACGAGGGAACAACGGTTATGGTCACTACTCATTTTATGGATGAAGCGGAAAGGTGCCATAACATTGCTTTCATTTCCGGGGGGAGCCTGATTGCCAACGACACGCCGGACAACTTGAAAAATAAAGTGATTGAAGGTTGCATGGTCGAAGTGGACCTGCCGGACGCCATGGACCGAATGAAAGATCTGGAGTCGCTGCCCTTTGTGAAAGAATGCTCCATCCATGGGCCGCTGCTGCACGTGCTGCTTGATTCCGAGAAAAATGTCGCGGCATTTGACCGGTATACCGGAGTGAAAGCCAGAGTGATCACACCTTCTCTGGAAGATGTATTCATAACCCTGGCTAAGTTGAAAAGAAAGCAGGAATCTTAA
- a CDS encoding TetR/AcrR family transcriptional regulator, translating to MDYKRRILTAFNELALQRGFSGVTMDELATRAGVSKRTIYRYFNSKEEIIDTLLNDILSGFEQKILQMLDSCENPVEKISNIIKIVPRITEKLTPAALHDLHKYYPHLWEKIEQFRARRIQHLFDDLLLNNKYRCFKSVNPKIFTTALLASIRSVVNPAFIIDNNLSVEETIQTLFTIFLSGIVLEE from the coding sequence ATGGACTACAAGCGAAGAATTTTAACTGCCTTTAATGAATTGGCCTTGCAGCGGGGATTTTCCGGCGTTACGATGGACGAGTTGGCAACCCGGGCCGGAGTCAGTAAAAGGACTATTTACCGTTACTTTAATAGTAAAGAAGAAATAATTGACACGTTGCTGAATGATATTTTAAGTGGTTTTGAACAAAAAATCCTACAGATGTTGGATTCTTGTGAAAATCCGGTGGAAAAGATATCAAATATTATTAAAATAGTCCCAAGGATAACCGAGAAGCTCACTCCGGCGGCTCTTCATGATTTGCATAAGTATTACCCTCATCTTTGGGAGAAAATCGAACAGTTTCGGGCAAGACGGATTCAGCATTTATTCGATGATCTCCTATTAAACAATAAATACCGTTGTTTTAAGTCCGTAAATCCGAAAATATTCACTACAGCGTTGCTGGCCAGTATCAGGTCGGTGGTTAACCCGGCTTTTATTATAGACAACAACTTATCCGTGGAAGAAACAATTCAGACATTATTCACTATTTTTTTGTCAGGTATTGTGTTGGAGGAATGA
- a CDS encoding ribonuclease HI family protein, with product MKFFVNIDGGSRGNPGNAAAAMVITNEAGQVLATKSKFLGNKLTNNYAEWSALEGAVAALVHLARQHGNIEAEVRSDSELIVRQFNRKYKIKAPELYEIARRVWENLADNPNLKVTLSYVPREENKLADAAVNRELDNYRL from the coding sequence TTGAAATTTTTCGTTAATATCGATGGCGGCAGCCGCGGCAACCCGGGGAATGCGGCTGCGGCAATGGTTATTACTAACGAGGCGGGTCAGGTCCTTGCCACAAAAAGCAAGTTCCTTGGGAATAAGTTAACCAATAATTATGCTGAGTGGAGCGCTTTGGAAGGGGCGGTAGCAGCGCTGGTTCATTTGGCCCGCCAGCATGGAAACATCGAAGCTGAAGTGAGGTCAGACAGTGAATTAATAGTACGCCAGTTTAATCGTAAATATAAAATTAAGGCCCCTGAACTATATGAGATTGCCAGGCGCGTATGGGAAAATCTTGCCGATAATCCCAATCTCAAAGTTACCTTGAGCTATGTGCCAAGAGAGGAAAATAAGCTGGCTGACGCGGCGGTCAACCGTGAACTTGATAATTACCGTTTATAG
- a CDS encoding HlyD family secretion protein, translated as MKRKIAIGVLLVLLSAGAYWGYVKYGKTQPAGIQATGTIEATKVQLCAKVPGTLQNVTINSGDPVKKGQLVAIVARNDLIAQKERDALGVLKAEAQLADLTSGARWQEIKDAEIAVNIARTNYDKTDKDYQRALALFQAQAISKSEIENAETALRQAKNQVDSAESKLSLLESGSRPEQIEAARTELERNNAILKASEAALEDTRVLSPIDGSVLTKNFEEGEFIQAGASVATVVNTNDMWIKIYLPTDDLPKIKIGRQVAFTVSGSEEKYTGIIEEIATSGEYTPKTIQTKKERTNIVYEVKIRISDENGTLKPGMPADVTIDEQR; from the coding sequence TACGTCAAGTATGGCAAAACACAACCGGCGGGTATCCAGGCAACCGGTACTATCGAGGCAACGAAGGTGCAGTTATGCGCTAAAGTACCCGGTACCCTCCAAAATGTGACAATTAATTCCGGCGATCCTGTGAAAAAAGGTCAACTTGTGGCGATAGTCGCCCGCAATGACTTGATTGCCCAGAAAGAGAGAGATGCGCTTGGCGTTCTAAAGGCCGAAGCGCAATTGGCAGATCTGACATCAGGCGCCAGATGGCAGGAAATAAAAGACGCTGAGATTGCTGTCAACATCGCCCGGACAAATTATGACAAAACCGATAAAGATTATCAAAGGGCTTTGGCGTTATTTCAAGCGCAGGCGATTTCCAAATCCGAAATAGAAAACGCGGAAACAGCTTTGCGGCAAGCTAAAAACCAGGTGGATTCAGCCGAATCAAAACTAAGCTTGTTAGAATCCGGCAGCAGGCCGGAGCAGATTGAAGCAGCCAGAACTGAACTTGAGAGAAACAATGCAATCCTGAAGGCTTCAGAGGCGGCACTGGAAGATACCCGTGTGCTGAGCCCTATTGACGGGAGCGTTTTAACTAAGAATTTTGAGGAAGGTGAATTTATTCAGGCCGGCGCTTCGGTGGCAACCGTTGTCAATACCAATGATATGTGGATAAAAATATATTTGCCCACTGACGACCTGCCCAAAATAAAAATAGGGCGGCAGGTCGCCTTCACAGTGAGCGGGAGTGAGGAAAAATATACGGGAATAATTGAAGAAATCGCTACCAGTGGAGAGTATACGCCGAAAACCATTCAGACTAAAAAAGAACGCACCAATATTGTCTATGAGGTTAAAATTAGAATTAGTGACGAAAACGGCACATTAAAGCCGGGTATGCCTGCCGATGTCACCATTGATGAGCAGAGGTGA
- a CDS encoding ABC transporter permease yields MSRILAILKKEFLQMKRDRLTLGMVFMLPLVQLLLFGYAIQTEVKHISTVVFDQSMSIESRDLLDSFSSSGYFDITSTAKGYAEITEMIDSGKAKAGIIFPPDFAEKLRRGETAPVQVLVDASDSMVSNSAIAIANSIGLLKSQKIIMQKTGVQSLPYDIRVRPWYNPDGITAYYMVPAILGIIVTMTMVMMTSMGIVREREKGTLEQLMVTPVRSYELMIGKVIPYIALGYLQITVALLMGGIVFGVPIRGSILELYLLTLFFITASLGIGIFISNIARNQMQAFQMSFFVFLPSIMLSGFMFPREAMPSIIQYIGNVFPLTFYLTIIRGIVLKGIGFRYLMPQVMSLLIFSIIMMTLSIIKFKKKIA; encoded by the coding sequence ATGAGCAGAATACTGGCGATCTTGAAGAAAGAGTTTTTACAGATGAAAAGGGACCGGTTGACGCTCGGCATGGTCTTCATGCTCCCATTGGTGCAGTTGCTGCTCTTTGGTTATGCCATTCAGACTGAAGTGAAGCATATATCCACGGTTGTTTTTGACCAGTCCATGTCCATTGAAAGCAGGGACCTTCTGGATTCTTTCAGTTCTTCAGGGTACTTTGATATTACCTCCACAGCGAAAGGATATGCGGAAATAACGGAAATGATTGACAGCGGCAAGGCCAAGGCGGGAATCATTTTTCCGCCTGATTTTGCGGAAAAGCTGCGCAGGGGTGAGACGGCGCCGGTACAGGTGCTGGTGGACGCCAGCGACAGTATGGTGTCTAATTCCGCTATTGCCATAGCCAACTCGATAGGGCTGTTAAAATCGCAAAAAATCATTATGCAGAAGACCGGCGTGCAAAGCCTGCCTTATGATATCAGGGTGCGCCCATGGTATAACCCCGACGGCATTACCGCTTATTATATGGTTCCCGCCATCCTGGGGATTATTGTGACTATGACCATGGTTATGATGACCTCAATGGGAATAGTCCGGGAACGTGAAAAGGGTACCCTGGAGCAGCTTATGGTTACCCCGGTGAGGTCGTATGAGTTGATGATCGGCAAAGTAATTCCTTATATTGCCCTCGGTTACCTGCAGATCACCGTTGCTCTCCTGATGGGCGGTATTGTTTTTGGAGTGCCCATACGGGGCAGCATATTGGAGCTTTATTTGTTAACATTGTTTTTCATCACGGCATCACTGGGAATCGGCATATTTATTTCAAACATAGCGAGAAATCAGATGCAGGCTTTTCAGATGTCTTTCTTTGTTTTCCTGCCGAGTATCATGCTGTCCGGCTTCATGTTTCCCCGGGAAGCCATGCCCTCAATAATCCAGTACATTGGGAATGTATTTCCTCTGACATTTTACCTGACAATTATCCGGGGAATCGTATTAAAAGGGATCGGTTTCCGGTATTTAATGCCCCAAGTTATGTCGTTGCTTATTTTTTCGATAATTATGATGACCTTGAGCATTATCAAGTTTAAGAAAAAAATTGCCTGA
- a CDS encoding L,D-transpeptidase family protein translates to MLYASRYLRIMDPLMEGPDVQYVQKRLKELGFYTGPANGVYSPETRDAVIRAQQNFGLTADGVVGPDTYNALGLSPKDDVTVAPEYVIIIDTRTLQLSLRQFGREIGVFPVAVGTPNTPTPLGDWKIIQKTKNPGGPFGVRWMRLNCPWGGYGIHGTDNEASIGSAASHGCIRMRNDDITRIYELVPLGTRVKITGDAFTGRLLRIGVEPGSDVLRVQQILQMLGYYRGDLDGFYGPATESAVVQFQRAQGLSPDGIVGPLTYDRLQLANDLVLGDRRP, encoded by the coding sequence GTGTTGTATGCAAGTAGATACCTGCGTATCATGGATCCTTTAATGGAGGGACCCGATGTCCAGTATGTGCAAAAGCGGCTAAAAGAGCTGGGTTTTTATACGGGTCCGGCTAACGGCGTATATAGTCCGGAAACCCGGGATGCTGTTATCAGGGCACAGCAAAATTTTGGCTTAACCGCGGACGGTGTTGTTGGCCCGGACACGTATAATGCTCTTGGGCTTAGTCCGAAGGACGATGTTACAGTTGCGCCTGAATATGTTATTATTATCGATACCCGTACATTACAGTTATCTTTGCGCCAGTTTGGGCGAGAAATAGGGGTTTTCCCGGTGGCTGTAGGTACTCCTAACACCCCTACGCCCCTGGGGGACTGGAAGATTATACAAAAGACTAAAAACCCGGGCGGTCCCTTCGGGGTGCGGTGGATGAGATTAAACTGTCCATGGGGAGGCTACGGCATTCACGGTACTGATAACGAGGCCTCTATTGGTAGTGCCGCCAGTCATGGGTGTATCCGCATGAGGAATGACGACATTACCCGAATATATGAACTTGTACCGCTTGGAACCAGGGTAAAAATAACAGGTGATGCTTTTACGGGAAGGCTTCTGCGTATAGGCGTGGAACCTGGTTCAGATGTATTGCGTGTCCAGCAAATTTTGCAAATGCTTGGCTATTATCGCGGCGATCTGGACGGTTTTTACGGTCCGGCTACGGAATCGGCTGTAGTTCAATTTCAGCGGGCTCAAGGACTGAGTCCAGACGGAATCGTTGGTCCCCTGACCTATGATCGGCTGCAACTGGCGAATGATTTGGTACTTGGAGATAGAAGACCATAA
- a CDS encoding methyl-accepting chemotaxis protein → MLLSEDNVLESLVKIAPIIQGMLPIDCMIGISDKEKYIYYLPSHEIDLGDLAGKPIPEGGGMYKAINTGKVTEVVLDKEVYGVSFKSRSIPLKDKKGNVIGAIFLGLGLKSKDEAANIAQAVASSTQQTSATIEELASSAQQLANSQDILKTQVEEVITQVKKTDTILGFINEVANTSNLLGLSAAIEAARAGEHGKGFSVVADEIRKMSVKSTQGVKEIKNILATINEKALLMDEKVINTAALSEEQAAATQEISAAMQELSISAGKIQEIAKID, encoded by the coding sequence ATGTTGTTATCAGAAGATAACGTCCTGGAATCATTAGTTAAAATTGCTCCAATAATCCAAGGAATGCTCCCAATCGACTGCATGATTGGAATATCGGACAAGGAGAAATATATCTATTATCTCCCAAGTCATGAAATAGACTTAGGTGACTTGGCCGGAAAGCCAATTCCCGAGGGTGGCGGTATGTATAAGGCCATAAATACGGGCAAGGTTACTGAGGTAGTATTAGATAAAGAGGTTTATGGCGTATCTTTCAAATCCAGAAGCATACCCCTGAAAGATAAAAAAGGCAATGTAATTGGCGCCATATTCCTCGGTCTCGGTTTAAAGAGCAAGGACGAGGCGGCAAATATAGCCCAAGCGGTAGCATCTTCAACGCAACAGACTTCAGCCACGATAGAGGAACTTGCTTCTTCCGCTCAGCAACTGGCTAATAGTCAAGACATCCTTAAAACTCAGGTAGAAGAAGTGATTACTCAGGTCAAGAAGACTGACACGATTTTAGGATTTATTAATGAGGTTGCTAATACTTCCAACCTACTGGGTCTTAGCGCTGCCATAGAAGCGGCAAGAGCCGGAGAACACGGCAAAGGTTTCTCTGTAGTAGCGGATGAAATTCGCAAAATGTCGGTGAAAAGCACACAGGGAGTCAAGGAAATTAAAAACATTCTTGCTACAATAAACGAGAAAGCATTATTAATGGATGAAAAAGTTATTAATACCGCTGCTTTAAGCGAGGAACAGGCGGCAGCTACACAAGAGATTTCCGCCGCTATGCAAGAACTGTCTATCTCGGCGGGAAAAATTCAAGAAATCGCCAAAATTGACTAA
- a CDS encoding zinc ribbon domain-containing protein has translation MEIFKKVSESAKTLTEGAKTISKKSSDLVGAAKLKFEISKLEKEMENNISALGKLVYLQYKGERELDDEVERLLVSTKALEDDIAEYEAQMAKLMPKPVICSKCQTELPAAAKFCFICGTKVISE, from the coding sequence ATGGAAATTTTTAAAAAGGTTAGTGAGAGCGCCAAGACGCTAACTGAAGGGGCTAAAACAATAAGTAAAAAATCAAGTGACCTTGTGGGTGCGGCTAAGTTAAAGTTTGAGATAAGCAAGTTGGAAAAGGAGATGGAAAACAACATATCAGCTCTGGGTAAACTGGTTTATCTGCAATATAAAGGCGAGCGAGAACTTGATGATGAGGTGGAACGTCTTCTTGTAAGCACAAAAGCGCTGGAGGATGATATCGCTGAATATGAAGCGCAGATGGCAAAACTTATGCCGAAACCGGTGATATGTTCCAAGTGCCAGACGGAACTGCCCGCCGCCGCTAAATTTTGCTTTATTTGCGGTACTAAGGTTATTTCAGAATAA
- a CDS encoding ABC transporter ATP-binding protein translates to MIETESLTKVFGDLTAVSGVTLKVAKGDIWGLVGPDGAGKTTLMRMFCGLIEPNSGRITRTGDSFGYMPQKFSLYGDLTVAENINFFGALYKIDSKTIRRRSDEILEITDLAGFKSRFADDLSGGMKQKLALTCALLARPALLILDEPTYGVDPESRKEFWKILYELNKEGVTIVVSTPYMDEAELCKKVALMSRGIIMSTGDPGSLKKSFPYGILELKASARDLDFINDLPEVVDGDFYGDKYHVAVYDVEQAKAAIINLLSEKKVAIHYIRQIPPSMEDVFVAMTKEEVV, encoded by the coding sequence ATAATTGAAACAGAATCATTGACAAAAGTGTTTGGTGACCTGACAGCAGTCAGTGGCGTTACCTTAAAGGTTGCCAAGGGCGACATTTGGGGTCTGGTGGGGCCTGACGGCGCCGGCAAAACCACCCTGATGCGCATGTTTTGCGGCTTAATCGAACCTAATAGCGGCAGGATTACCCGGACAGGTGACAGCTTTGGCTATATGCCTCAAAAATTTAGTCTTTACGGTGATTTGACAGTTGCGGAAAATATCAATTTTTTTGGCGCCCTGTACAAAATAGACAGCAAAACGATCCGCCGGCGTTCCGACGAAATACTGGAGATAACTGATTTAGCCGGCTTTAAATCACGGTTTGCCGACGACCTTTCCGGGGGAATGAAACAAAAACTGGCCCTGACTTGCGCTCTATTGGCCAGGCCCGCCTTATTGATTCTTGATGAGCCGACCTACGGAGTTGACCCGGAATCCCGCAAAGAATTCTGGAAAATTTTATACGAGCTGAATAAAGAAGGAGTCACGATTGTCGTTTCTACCCCATACATGGATGAAGCGGAACTATGTAAGAAAGTTGCTTTAATGAGCAGGGGAATAATTATGTCGACCGGTGATCCCGGCAGTTTAAAAAAGAGTTTTCCATACGGAATCCTGGAACTGAAGGCGAGTGCGCGGGATCTGGACTTCATCAACGACCTTCCGGAAGTGGTTGACGGCGATTTTTACGGCGATAAGTACCATGTGGCAGTGTATGATGTAGAACAAGCAAAAGCCGCCATCATAAATTTGCTTTCGGAAAAGAAAGTGGCAATCCATTACATAAGGCAGATACCGCCCTCAATGGAGGATGTTTTCGTAGCTATGACAAAAGAAGAGGTGGTTTAA
- a CDS encoding aminotransferase class V-fold PLP-dependent enzyme — MVRSAFRELVVGVDAKVPLHNGNWVTSINMDNAATTPPFVQALQEIIQFAPMYSSVHRGAGYKSRLSTELYENSRLAIANFVKADLNHDTVIFLRNTTEAINKLSYRLCDDTKKSVILSTCMEHHSNDLPWRNKHHVDYIEIDNDGRLCLDDLVNKLKKYKRSVKLVAVTGASNVTGYVNPIYEIAEIAHQYNAKIFVDGAQLVPHAQIDMKPFNSPRHIDYLAFSGHKMYAPFGTGVLIGPKETFMNGAPEYTGGGTVRTVTHTNVVWDDPPNKEEAGTPNLMGVLSLQAAVKTLSMIGMQNISNYELGLWKNTIDNFKNIPGLQLYSDTNPDKPRIGIISFNLEGIHHTLVADILAGETGIAVRSGCFCAQPYVRELLKISEKKESCIREHRTHSRPLSRPLNRPGMIRVSFGLYNDFDEISVLVQALHHIVNNKERYIQKYMAI, encoded by the coding sequence ATGGTCCGATCCGCTTTCCGGGAACTTGTTGTCGGAGTCGATGCAAAAGTTCCACTTCATAATGGCAACTGGGTTACTTCAATTAATATGGATAATGCCGCTACCACACCGCCATTTGTCCAGGCTTTGCAAGAAATTATCCAGTTTGCGCCTATGTATTCTTCTGTTCATCGAGGGGCAGGATATAAGTCCAGGCTTTCAACTGAATTATATGAAAATTCAAGATTGGCAATAGCGAACTTTGTTAAGGCGGACCTTAATCATGACACTGTAATTTTCTTAAGGAATACGACTGAAGCAATAAATAAATTATCTTATCGACTTTGTGATGACACTAAGAAAAGTGTAATTTTGTCTACATGTATGGAACACCATTCTAATGATCTTCCCTGGAGAAATAAGCATCATGTTGATTATATAGAAATAGATAATGATGGAAGACTATGCCTTGATGATTTAGTCAATAAATTGAAAAAATATAAGCGCTCTGTAAAATTAGTAGCAGTCACCGGAGCTTCGAATGTCACAGGATATGTCAATCCCATTTATGAAATAGCGGAAATAGCCCATCAGTATAATGCAAAAATATTCGTAGACGGAGCTCAACTAGTTCCACACGCTCAAATTGACATGAAACCTTTCAATTCACCCCGGCATATTGATTACCTGGCATTTTCCGGCCATAAGATGTATGCGCCGTTTGGAACAGGGGTATTGATCGGCCCTAAAGAAACTTTTATGAATGGCGCCCCAGAATATACCGGAGGTGGTACTGTACGGACTGTTACCCATACTAACGTGGTATGGGACGATCCACCTAATAAAGAAGAAGCAGGTACGCCAAATTTAATGGGAGTGCTCAGTTTGCAAGCCGCGGTTAAAACATTGAGTATGATAGGTATGCAGAATATCAGTAATTATGAATTAGGGTTATGGAAAAACACTATAGATAACTTTAAAAATATACCCGGTCTACAGCTCTATAGTGATACAAATCCCGACAAACCCCGGATAGGAATCATTTCCTTTAATCTCGAAGGGATTCATCATACTTTGGTAGCTGACATCCTGGCAGGAGAAACCGGTATAGCAGTCCGTAGCGGGTGCTTTTGCGCACAGCCATATGTCCGGGAACTATTAAAGATTTCCGAAAAAAAAGAATCATGTATAAGAGAGCATCGCACCCACAGCCGTCCGCTCAGCCGTCCTCTTAACCGCCCGGGTATGATCAGGGTTAGTTTTGGGTTGTACAATGACTTTGATGAAATTAGTGTTTTAGTTCAAGCGCTTCATCACATAGTAAACAATAAAGAACGTTATATCCAAAAATACATGGCTATATAA
- a CDS encoding DUF2512 family protein has translation MFKNKHFNAILTKFLLIITIFGLIMPVMGNITTLTAVIAAMVLTLAAYFIADLIVLPQYGNRLAVLSDVVITVVVAWEVVRSVEKVYLPVPGLIIIAVLVGLGEWYYHVRYLARLIYKGKIKP, from the coding sequence ATGTTCAAAAATAAACATTTTAATGCTATTTTAACAAAATTCCTACTAATAATTACAATATTTGGATTAATTATGCCGGTAATGGGTAACATCACTACCTTGACGGCTGTGATCGCAGCAATGGTTTTGACTTTGGCGGCCTATTTTATTGCCGATTTGATAGTTTTACCGCAGTATGGGAATCGCTTGGCAGTTTTATCTGATGTTGTTATAACCGTGGTAGTTGCCTGGGAAGTGGTACGGTCAGTGGAAAAAGTCTATCTTCCAGTCCCTGGTCTGATAATTATTGCCGTGTTAGTTGGGCTTGGTGAATGGTACTACCATGTTCGTTATCTGGCCAGGTTGATATATAAAGGGAAAATTAAACCTTAA
- a CDS encoding AbrB/MazE/SpoVT family DNA-binding domain-containing protein, with the protein MKATGLVRKIDDLGRVVIPAEIRRIMGIDEKNPIEIYTEFDKIILRKYEPTCTFCGTTIDVQSYQGKIVCRKCVQEVFDNVKAV; encoded by the coding sequence TTGAAAGCAACGGGCCTGGTCAGAAAAATAGACGACCTCGGAAGAGTGGTTATTCCCGCAGAAATCAGGCGCATCATGGGTATTGACGAGAAGAACCCAATAGAGATTTATACTGAATTCGACAAGATAATATTAAGGAAATACGAGCCAACTTGTACTTTTTGCGGCACCACCATAGATGTCCAGAGTTATCAAGGTAAAATAGTATGCCGGAAATGTGTCCAAGAAGTATTTGATAATGTGAAAGCAGTATAA